The sequence GGTTGCTGTAACTGCCATGCTCGTAGGGGGAGATGTGCGCGTTCAGAAGCCAGAGTTCAGAGTCCTTGACGATAGCGTAGGCGTCTTTGAGGTTGGCACGACCGGAGCGGATCGACTTGACCTCGGTTCCGGTCAGGGCGATGCCAGCCTCGAACTTTTCCAACAAGAAGTAGTTGTGGGAGGCGGCGCGGTTGACCGCTGCGTCCTTTTCCCCGGAAGCGGTAGGCTGGCGCCGGGGGGACTTTTCCGGATTCGGCTTTGTCTGATGGGATTGCTGACGGGGCATAGTGGTCAATCACGTGCACTGGGGTCTCATGCTAGCACGTGGAAAACTTAGAGGGACGAAAGTTCGGGTCGATTCTGTGGCAGGGTGGGATATACTTTGCGCGCAAGGCGAGCAGTTAATTCACGTTCTAATAACGACTAAGGACCTGGTAACGCTCCGTAGTAACTCTCCCCCAAAGAGTTAGTGGATTGGTGTTTCGAGGGTGAGTGCTATAATCCGGCTCTCCCTAACTGCACGACTGGCAATAGCTTCCACGTAGTTGGCGGTTATTTTGAAGAACAGGTTTGCCCAGGGGACACGATGAGACCACAGGGAGCCCTGGCTGTCTTGATTATCGTCATGGCAGCCGTTTCGCCCCTCCATGCCGACAAGGCATACTCTGCTTACAAGCAGGGGGTTGATGCCGAGGCGCGTGAGAAATATGACGAGGCTTTAGCAGACTACAAGCAGGCTTACGACCTCAAACCTGCCGACATAAGATACAAAGCTGCATACACGCGAATGCGGTTCTACGCTTCTACGGCCCATGTGCATCAGGGTCAGTTGCTACACGAACAGGGCAAGCTAACGGAAGCGCTGGCCGAATTCCAGCGTGCGGCGGAAATCGATCCCTCCAGCTTCATAGCCCAGCAGGAAATTCGCAAGACGAAGGCAGAGATCGAGTCGGGTAAGACAGCACCCGCTCCGCCTCCAGCGCCGCCACCCCAGTCTTCCCTGGAGCGTATCGTGCAGGAGGCTGAAGGACCGGTCGAGCTGAAGCCGATCTCCAACGCACCCATCAATCTGCGAATGACCGAAGATACCAAGGTCATTTACACCACGATTGGTAAGCTGGCGGGAATCAATGTGTTGTTTGATCCTGACTACACTTCGCGCCGCATCACGATTGAACTGAATAACGTAACCCTGAACCAGGCGCTGCAGATCGTGGCACTGGAGTCGAAGACATTCTGGCGGCCGGTCACATCCAATACGATTTTCATCGCCTCCGATACTCAGGCCAAGCGTAAGGAGTTGGAACAGAGCGTCATCAAGACGATCTATCTCTCTAACGTGTCCACTCCCAATGATCTGCAGGATATGGTGAACGCAATCCGTACCATTCTGGATGTGCGGCAGGTGCAGCAGATCGCGTCGCAAAATGCCATCGTTCTGCGCGGCAC comes from Terriglobales bacterium and encodes:
- the smpB gene encoding SsrA-binding protein SmpB, coding for MPRQQSHQTKPNPEKSPRRQPTASGEKDAAVNRAASHNYFLLEKFEAGIALTGTEVKSIRSGRANLKDAYAIVKDSELWLLNAHISPYEHGSYSNHEALRTRKLLVHKDEIRRLIGKTQQRGLTLIPTRLYFKNGRVKVEVALAKGKQLWDKRETERRRTADREAREAMQRARKAG